Genomic DNA from Pseudobacteroides sp.:
ATCAATTCTTCCCTGGTAAAAGTCTTTTTCGGGTATTTTACTAGAGTCATAAGAATCTTAAACTCATTAGGTGTAAGGTTTACTGTGTTGTTATTTTTTCGAACTTCATATTTCAGGTTATCTATTACTAGGTCATCATTAAACGATATAATATTGGAAAGGGGCACAGGATCTTCAGCTGCTCTCCTTAACACTGCCCCAACTCTTGCAACAAGCTGCTTTGGGCTAAAAGGTTTGGTTATATAATCATCAGCACCAATATCAAGTCCCTTAAGAATATCCTCTTCTTCCACTTTTGCAGTAAGCATTATTATAGGAACCCTCGATTGCTTTCTTATTGTTTTGCAGATTTCCTCTCCCGACATATCCGGAAGCATTAAGTCTAAAACTACTAAAGAGGGCTCTACTCTCTCAAACATACTAAGTGCCTGATCCCCATTATATGCCTCATGGACTTCATACCCACTATGTTCAAGATAAGACTTTACCACTTCAACAATCTTTTCTTCATCATCAACCACCAATATCTTTTTCCCAAAGTTAACCATATCATCAACCTCCGAGGAATATTTCGTCATAGTCATATAGTAATATTAACATTTTCCGTTTCATAAGAAGAAGGCTCCTCTAGAATAATTTTATTTTCTTTAGCTGTATGTGAATAGTCTCAATAATTCTTTGAATATATATTCATCAACCAGCATTTCGATTTGTAATGTATATTTACCAATACCTGATTAAATTATAAGCGGCAGCTTGAAGCAATTATATAAAATATTTATGAAGATTTAATGAAGAAAAATCATTATTGATTTTAAATTCCTAAATTCCATACCTATAACTCCATATGGTTTTGAATTTTTGTAATACGAATGTACCACAGTTATCCATTTAATACAAGTGCCAGTAGGATTGAAACGGGCAGATTTGCACATACTATTAAATACAATGTTAAATTGTTTAACTATGTTAAAAGTGATAAATCTATTACATTTGTCTGTCGCAAATCCCGTTGAACCGTTCGTTATTCGCTTCGCCAAATGTAAGATTATTAACACTTTTAACTAGAATAAAATAGGAGGATATTTGAATGGGCAATAAATCGGTTGAGATAATGTCCGCAATGACTACAACCTCACAAGAAATTACCCCCGATATACTGGTTATGAACTTTACGGTTGTAAGTGCCTGTTTAGTTGGAAATCCAAATAGCAATAAGGGTGAGTGGGTGCTTGTAGATGCAGGGCTGGAAAATTCAGCAGACTTCATATTGCAGTCTGTTGAGAAGCGTTTTGGCAAAGATGCTCGACCCCAAGCTATTATTCTAACCCATGGACACTTTGACCACGTTGGGTCGGTTATTAAGCTCTCTGAATTATGGGACGTTCCAGTATACGTCCACCAACTAGAAATACCTTATGTAACAGGAAAGAAAGATTACCCTGTTGCAGACCCTACGGTAGATGAGGGTTTGGTAGCAAAAATGTCGCCAACCTTTCCACATACAAGTATTGATATAAGTTTTCGTGCTGTAGCTCTTCCTAATGATGGTAGCGTACCAGGCATGTCTGGCTGGAAATGGATACACACCCCAGGTCATACCGAGGGACATGTTTCGTTATTCCGTGAGAAAGATCGTGTGCTTATCGTGGCAGACGCTTTTTCTACGACAAAGCAGGAGTCTTTATTATCTGTAATGATGCAACGCGAGGAAATTAGCGGTCCCCCAAAATATTTGACTACAGACTGGATAGCAGCAGAAAAATCTGTAAAAACACTCATGGATTTAAAACCTTCATTGGCGATTCCGAGTCATGGAAAACCTTTGAAAGGAGAAGAGCTTTCAAGACATTTAGAAATGCTTGTTAATCACTTTGATGAAATCGCTAAACCTGAACAAGGACGATTTGTTAGCAAACAATAATCAATAATAGCTTTAATCTTATAAATCTTGGTCATTTTATTTAATCACTATTTAACAAAACCCCGAAGTGTTTTGCAACCTTGATCGTTGTCGTGAAAAATTGTAGCGTAGTATACGCCAACAAAATAAAGAGCAAGATGGTTTATTTTCCACCTTGCTCTTATTGTTCTGTGTTTAGATGTTAGACAAATTTAACATTAATCTCAACATTCCCATACGCTATAGTGAAAGTGCCAAAGGGTACTTAAATTACTTCTGCCCCAAATCTCCCTCTTTACGCACAGCTGCCTGAGCTGCAGCAAGTCTAGCTATAGGCACGCGGAATGGTGAACATGATACATAGTTCAAACCAACTCTATGGCAGAACTCAACTGAAGATGGATCTCCTCCGTGCTCTCCGCAAATACCGAGCTTAATATCAGGTCTTGTTTGTTTACCAAGTTTAACCGACATTTCAACTAGCTTACCAACGCCAGTCTGATCAAGCCTTGCAAACGGATCGGATTCATATATCTTTTTGTTGTAATATTCCTC
This window encodes:
- a CDS encoding response regulator transcription factor is translated as MVNFGKKILVVDDEEKIVEVVKSYLEHSGYEVHEAYNGDQALSMFERVEPSLVVLDLMLPDMSGEEICKTIRKQSRVPIIMLTAKVEEEDILKGLDIGADDYITKPFSPKQLVARVGAVLRRAAEDPVPLSNIISFNDDLVIDNLKYEVRKNNNTVNLTPNEFKILMTLVKYPKKTFTREELICIALGDDFKGFDRTVDTHIKNLRQKIETDPKVPKYILTVHGIGYRFDGE
- a CDS encoding MBL fold metallo-hydrolase, which produces MGNKSVEIMSAMTTTSQEITPDILVMNFTVVSACLVGNPNSNKGEWVLVDAGLENSADFILQSVEKRFGKDARPQAIILTHGHFDHVGSVIKLSELWDVPVYVHQLEIPYVTGKKDYPVADPTVDEGLVAKMSPTFPHTSIDISFRAVALPNDGSVPGMSGWKWIHTPGHTEGHVSLFREKDRVLIVADAFSTTKQESLLSVMMQREEISGPPKYLTTDWIAAEKSVKTLMDLKPSLAIPSHGKPLKGEELSRHLEMLVNHFDEIAKPEQGRFVSKQ